A region of Maribacter algicola DNA encodes the following proteins:
- a CDS encoding DUF7103 family protein, with protein MNLQDMKITAQKAGKKVVKEVDHFAKLERFIAAVLIFTPAILYWADLGCRDTFRDSISNYHFMWAGHWFGSLLTLAAALFIYNGAQHMSAQKEKQALVKKAKSRFGKGYNIIFGVALFGVLFFDHITFKWTHYIFASIFFVGCALAMILTRESRINTLGDVLGVLTLVFLGFHLLLEYLVWKDHNPFTLLWAEWIGLILIAIYFIAESLQRDRQEVAAHLYD; from the coding sequence ATGAATCTACAGGACATGAAAATCACGGCTCAAAAAGCCGGTAAAAAAGTGGTAAAGGAAGTGGACCACTTTGCTAAGTTGGAACGTTTTATTGCCGCTGTCCTCATTTTCACTCCCGCTATCTTATATTGGGCGGATTTGGGGTGCCGGGATACTTTTAGGGACAGTATTAGCAATTACCATTTTATGTGGGCAGGGCATTGGTTTGGGAGCCTATTGACCTTGGCTGCGGCCCTCTTCATCTATAACGGCGCCCAGCATATGTCCGCTCAAAAGGAAAAGCAGGCCTTGGTAAAAAAGGCCAAAAGCCGCTTTGGAAAGGGCTATAACATCATCTTTGGAGTGGCACTGTTTGGAGTGTTGTTCTTTGACCACATTACATTTAAATGGACCCACTACATTTTTGCCAGTATATTCTTTGTGGGCTGTGCCCTGGCCATGATCCTCACCCGTGAATCCAGAATAAACACTTTGGGCGATGTGTTGGGGGTATTGACCCTAGTATTCTTGGGATTCCATTTATTGCTGGAATATTTGGTTTGGAAGGACCACAACCCATTTACCCTCCTTTGGGCAGAATGGATCGGGCTCATCTTGATTGCCATTTATTTTATCGCGGAATCCCTACAACGTGACCGACAAGAAGTAGCAGCACACTTATACGATTAA
- a CDS encoding nucleoside deaminase: MHENYMQMAITKAKEGKNAPTGGAFGAVIVLNDEIVCAVHNQVKKEQDITQHAELHAIQVAIKKLGKDGLKDCVLYTSCEPCMMCLGACHWAQFKAIYFGASAQDAKDYGYVYSNCYYQMDSDQRHKEFRMTQLLAKEAIAVWED; this comes from the coding sequence ATGCACGAAAATTATATGCAAATGGCCATCACAAAGGCCAAGGAAGGAAAAAACGCCCCTACAGGCGGTGCTTTTGGCGCGGTCATCGTTTTAAACGATGAAATTGTATGCGCCGTTCACAACCAAGTAAAAAAGGAACAGGACATTACGCAGCATGCCGAGCTACACGCCATTCAAGTTGCCATCAAAAAACTGGGTAAGGACGGCTTAAAGGATTGTGTGTTATATACCAGTTGCGAACCCTGTATGATGTGTTTGGGAGCCTGTCATTGGGCACAGTTTAAAGCCATTTATTTTGGGGCCTCCGCCCAGGATGCCAAAGATTATGGATATGTGTATTCTAATTGTTACTACCAAATGGATAGTGACCAGCGGCACAAGGAATTTCGCATGACGCAGCTATTGGCCAAGGAGGCCATAGCGGTTTGGGAGGATTAG
- a CDS encoding GIY-YIG nuclease family protein, whose translation MLFNYFVYIVTNENKTTLYIGVTNDIQRRLSQHYFDSQNTKKSFAGKYNCYYLLYYEGFESIEEAIQREKELKKWRREKKDKLITSFNPDWEFLNDQVI comes from the coding sequence ATGCTTTTCAATTACTTTGTCTATATAGTGACCAATGAGAATAAGACGACTCTTTATATAGGGGTAACCAATGACATACAAAGAAGACTTTCCCAACATTATTTTGACAGTCAAAATACCAAAAAGTCCTTCGCCGGAAAATATAATTGTTATTATTTACTGTATTACGAAGGTTTTGAATCCATTGAAGAAGCGATTCAGAGAGAAAAAGAGTTGAAGAAGTGGCGTAGGGAGAAAAAGGACAAATTAATTACATCCTTTAATCCCGATTGGGAATTTTTGAACGACCAAGTGATTTAG
- a CDS encoding TFIIB-type zinc ribbon-containing protein produces the protein MSVDTYRTCQNCGTENLNRDYCKNCGEIININLKRKLERQQKAKDKSATQKVKKKNKITLFFEDAKQHENIVIRYTARFFYSIWIVVLAIGSFLALVFGYIAA, from the coding sequence ATGTCCGTAGACACCTATAGAACCTGTCAAAATTGTGGAACCGAAAATTTAAATCGGGATTATTGTAAAAACTGTGGGGAAATAATCAATATTAATTTAAAAAGAAAGCTCGAACGCCAGCAAAAGGCCAAGGATAAGAGCGCAACCCAAAAGGTCAAGAAAAAAAATAAAATAACGCTCTTTTTTGAAGACGCAAAGCAACATGAGAATATAGTCATCCGGTATACCGCCCGCTTTTTTTACTCCATTTGGATTGTGGTACTTGCCATAGGTTCATTTTTAGCCTTGGTTTTCGGATATATTGCGGCTTAG
- a CDS encoding xanthine dehydrogenase family protein molybdopterin-binding subunit: MKKNDTKITDTLGRRKFLKSSGGAVLFIGASGLLPNFLSCTDAKGMQGNAKKHDITSWVRITEDGQITIYNPAAEMGQGSMTALPVIFAEEMDADWSKVNVEFSPQESDIYGSPGWQPGTKLMFTVGSRTTNSYYTVMRNAGAQARHVLLHSAANHWGVPLEELTTGSSEIMHEKSGKKIRYGALVPYLTMPETLPDLTEGALKDPKDFKLIGSQIPRTEIPEKVDGSAQFAIDLRLPDMVYGVLERGALHGAKPTLTNEANILAMEGVLKIVPFDHAIGVVAMTLEAALKAKKALDIQWSDAQATGFNSQDMYPIYAQMASAPEKGSTVNEVGNVDQAFRTAAKTYEADFKNDYVYHAQMEPLNAVIQVAADGQSAEVWVGSQQGADTKLGIPDLLGIPHEAVNVHLQYLGGGFGRRSMNDFVLECGRLAQEMAPKPVKLLWTREDDVTYGCYRPLTLQRLKVSANAQGDITGFSHCVVGDGGNLVASGARNDHYAIPNQWVEWREASHGVRLKHWRSVGHGPNKFAIEAMLDEVAHDQGTDPVALRRKLMADSPRALATLNKVAEISNWDAPSPEGRAKGVAFVEHGSLGTGVCEISVDRNTGKINVHHFWIALDAGVVVQPDNVKAQMEGGIIMGISSVLKEQITIVDGQVQQSNYDNYPLLRMQEVPDSIETVIIPSAEHPEGVGETATPMVAGAIANAFLKLTGKRLRHLPFTPDRVLEVLNS, encoded by the coding sequence ATGAAAAAGAATGACACAAAAATTACAGACACCTTGGGCCGAAGAAAGTTCCTAAAATCCTCTGGGGGTGCCGTGCTTTTTATTGGGGCTTCGGGCCTATTGCCCAATTTCCTTTCTTGTACGGATGCCAAGGGTATGCAAGGCAATGCAAAGAAACACGATATTACCTCTTGGGTACGGATTACCGAAGACGGACAGATAACCATCTATAATCCCGCTGCCGAAATGGGCCAGGGTTCCATGACGGCCTTGCCGGTCATTTTTGCCGAGGAAATGGATGCCGATTGGTCCAAAGTGAATGTAGAATTCTCACCTCAAGAATCGGACATCTATGGTTCTCCCGGTTGGCAACCCGGTACCAAGCTGATGTTTACGGTAGGAAGCCGTACTACCAATAGTTACTACACCGTCATGCGAAACGCAGGAGCTCAGGCACGCCATGTATTGTTACATTCGGCAGCCAATCACTGGGGGGTGCCCTTGGAGGAATTGACCACGGGTTCCAGTGAAATTATGCATGAAAAGAGCGGTAAAAAAATAAGGTACGGGGCACTAGTCCCCTACTTGACCATGCCTGAAACCCTGCCCGATCTCACAGAAGGAGCGTTGAAAGACCCTAAGGATTTTAAACTGATCGGGAGCCAAATACCCAGGACCGAAATCCCGGAAAAAGTGGACGGTAGTGCCCAATTTGCCATCGACCTGCGCTTGCCTGATATGGTATACGGGGTGTTGGAACGCGGTGCCCTGCACGGCGCCAAACCCACCCTGACCAATGAGGCAAATATCCTCGCCATGGAGGGCGTTTTGAAAATAGTGCCCTTTGACCATGCCATAGGCGTCGTGGCCATGACTTTGGAGGCTGCCTTGAAAGCAAAAAAGGCTTTGGACATCCAATGGAGCGATGCCCAGGCCACCGGATTTAATTCCCAGGATATGTATCCTATATATGCCCAAATGGCGAGTGCACCTGAAAAAGGTTCCACGGTGAATGAAGTGGGCAACGTGGACCAAGCTTTTCGGACCGCGGCCAAAACCTATGAGGCCGACTTCAAGAACGACTATGTCTACCACGCCCAAATGGAACCCCTCAATGCGGTCATCCAAGTGGCGGCGGACGGGCAAAGTGCCGAAGTTTGGGTAGGCAGTCAACAAGGGGCGGATACCAAATTGGGTATCCCAGACCTGTTGGGCATTCCACACGAAGCCGTCAATGTACACCTACAGTATTTGGGTGGTGGCTTTGGTCGGCGCAGTATGAACGATTTTGTGTTGGAATGCGGCCGCTTGGCCCAGGAAATGGCCCCCAAGCCCGTAAAATTACTGTGGACCCGGGAGGACGATGTGACCTACGGTTGCTATCGGCCCCTGACCTTACAACGACTCAAAGTAAGTGCCAATGCACAGGGCGATATCACCGGATTCTCACATTGCGTGGTTGGCGATGGTGGCAATTTGGTGGCCAGCGGGGCACGTAACGACCATTATGCCATCCCCAACCAATGGGTGGAATGGCGGGAAGCCTCCCATGGGGTACGCTTAAAACACTGGCGTTCCGTAGGGCACGGGCCCAATAAATTTGCCATCGAGGCGATGTTGGACGAGGTGGCCCATGACCAAGGAACGGACCCGGTGGCCTTACGCAGAAAACTCATGGCCGATTCCCCTCGTGCCTTGGCCACGCTGAACAAAGTAGCTGAAATCTCCAATTGGGATGCTCCTTCGCCCGAAGGACGTGCCAAGGGTGTTGCCTTTGTGGAGCATGGTTCCTTAGGAACAGGTGTATGCGAAATATCCGTGGACCGGAATACGGGGAAAATCAACGTGCACCATTTTTGGATTGCCTTGGATGCCGGGGTCGTGGTACAACCGGACAACGTAAAGGCCCAGATGGAAGGGGGCATTATTATGGGCATCAGCTCCGTACTCAAGGAACAGATTACCATAGTAGATGGCCAAGTACAACAAAGCAACTACGACAATTATCCCCTCTTGCGCATGCAGGAAGTACCCGATAGCATTGAAACGGTGATTATCCCCTCGGCAGAACATCCGGAAGGCGTTGGCGAGACCGCTACCCCTATGGTGGCCGGGGCCATTGCCAATGCCTTTTTAAAATTGACGGGCAAACGCTTGCGGCACCTGCCCTTTACCCCAGACCGGGTTTTGGAGGTGTTGAATAGTTAG
- a CDS encoding (2Fe-2S)-binding protein: MASYTLLINGIAQEVDVAPGTSLLWVLREHLGLTGTKYGCGIAQCGSCTIHLDGNPVRACVLQVDNITEEQQIKTIEGLSDSGDHPLQQAWVEAQVPQCGYCQSGQIMQAAALLEKNPNPSREEIKSHMNGVLCRCGTYLRILEAIEMAKEQTTTTS; encoded by the coding sequence ATGGCTTCCTACACATTACTAATAAACGGAATCGCACAGGAGGTGGATGTAGCCCCCGGCACCTCTTTGCTCTGGGTATTACGGGAACATTTGGGACTAACGGGTACCAAATACGGGTGCGGCATTGCACAATGCGGCAGCTGCACCATCCATTTGGATGGGAATCCGGTTAGGGCCTGCGTGCTTCAGGTAGACAACATTACCGAAGAACAACAGATTAAGACCATTGAGGGTCTTTCCGATAGTGGTGACCATCCCCTACAACAGGCATGGGTAGAAGCCCAAGTTCCACAATGTGGTTACTGCCAATCCGGTCAGATCATGCAGGCCGCCGCACTTTTGGAAAAAAATCCGAATCCGTCACGAGAAGAAATCAAAAGCCATATGAACGGGGTGCTTTGCCGCTGTGGCACCTATTTACGAATCCTAGAGGCCATAGAAATGGCAAAGGAACAAACCACTACAACTTCCTAA
- a CDS encoding SH3 domain-containing protein produces the protein MKAKQILSILTILTICLFTNAQEKTHCIYDDCGFEPGQTVYLFGDQVQLREAPTTNSKVLKTLSIGSPLVIQEKHENSWRYKGIDHPFYKVSYKGKEGYILGGLIALEKKTIQDVVHLFGRSKTGDEDYLLIRSLKDDGSFTEKSTRLANSQFYLSALGNKGVPNIEGMLFVDYLAEACGVEGGGIYLFQQEGSLYQVARLSQVSDAGVYYFWEEFIFPEDMHGVPGKIRYKKEIGENYNEAADWEKMSKETKILVWNNGSLELAQR, from the coding sequence ATGAAAGCAAAACAGATATTGTCCATCCTTACCATACTAACCATCTGTTTGTTTACCAATGCCCAAGAAAAAACGCACTGCATCTATGATGATTGTGGTTTTGAACCCGGGCAAACCGTGTACCTTTTTGGCGACCAGGTACAACTACGGGAAGCGCCAACTACGAATTCGAAAGTACTAAAAACACTTTCCATTGGTTCACCCTTGGTGATACAAGAAAAGCACGAAAACTCTTGGCGCTACAAAGGGATTGATCATCCTTTCTATAAAGTGTCTTACAAAGGTAAAGAAGGCTATATACTTGGCGGATTGATTGCCTTGGAAAAGAAAACCATTCAAGATGTGGTACATCTCTTCGGACGGAGCAAAACGGGCGATGAAGACTATCTCTTGATCCGTTCCTTAAAAGATGATGGCAGTTTTACTGAAAAATCTACTCGATTGGCCAATAGCCAGTTCTATTTGAGTGCTCTGGGAAATAAAGGTGTCCCGAATATTGAGGGAATGCTGTTTGTGGATTATCTGGCAGAAGCCTGTGGAGTTGAAGGTGGTGGTATTTACCTTTTTCAACAAGAAGGTTCCCTGTACCAAGTAGCCCGACTTTCACAGGTATCCGATGCAGGGGTCTATTATTTCTGGGAGGAATTCATTTTCCCTGAGGATATGCATGGGGTCCCTGGAAAGATTCGCTATAAAAAAGAAATCGGGGAAAACTATAATGAAGCCGCCGATTGGGAAAAGATGAGCAAAGAGACCAAAATACTGGTTTGGAACAATGGAAGCTTAGAGCTTGCACAGCGATAA
- a CDS encoding arylsulfatase translates to MNYSRRLVAFYPLTALLIFSISCKEPQEKSVPVTKPNIIYILADDLGYGELGVYGQEKIETPNIDALAQSGMLFTQHYTSAPVCAPARYMLLTGKHSGHAYIRGNDEWGVRGDVWDYRAMAKDSTLEGQRPIPSNTVLLPKKLKEQGYATGMVGKWGLGAPHTESIPTKMGFDFFFGYNCQRQAHTYYPLHLYHNENRVHLQNDTVPPSTKFPEGTDPNNPESYAPYNLTEYTPDLMFEQMTQFISEKKNDPFFFYWATPIPHNPIQAPQRWVDYYKEKFGPEEPYLGDKGYYPHQNPHAGYAAMISYLDENVGKLIDHLKKEGLYENTLIIFSSDNGVTFTGGTDGAFFNSSGPFGEERGKGKGFVYEGGIRVPMVASWPGHIQPGTRTDHVSAQYDVMATLSDLIGFEKPADTDGISFLPTLLEGGGQQEHDFLFWEFPEYGGQVAIRMGDWKVVRQHLKDDESPTLELYNLQTDPAETQNVAAQHPDILEQAAAIFATEHTNAETERFRIPLIESGLLGS, encoded by the coding sequence ATGAACTATTCCAGAAGACTTGTCGCATTTTATCCCTTAACCGCGCTACTTATTTTTAGTATCTCCTGTAAAGAACCGCAGGAAAAGTCGGTACCTGTTACCAAACCAAACATCATTTACATTCTTGCCGATGATTTAGGGTACGGAGAACTAGGGGTTTATGGACAGGAAAAGATAGAGACACCTAACATCGACGCCCTTGCTCAAAGCGGTATGCTTTTCACACAACATTATACCAGTGCACCCGTTTGTGCCCCGGCCCGTTACATGCTGTTGACCGGTAAGCATTCAGGGCATGCTTACATTCGAGGTAATGATGAATGGGGCGTACGGGGCGATGTGTGGGACTATCGAGCTATGGCCAAAGATTCTACCCTGGAGGGACAGCGGCCCATACCCTCCAACACGGTGCTACTACCGAAAAAACTGAAAGAACAAGGCTATGCTACCGGAATGGTAGGCAAATGGGGCTTAGGAGCACCACATACTGAGTCCATTCCCACAAAAATGGGATTCGACTTTTTCTTTGGCTACAACTGCCAACGACAGGCACATACGTATTATCCCCTTCATCTGTATCACAATGAAAATAGGGTACATCTTCAGAACGATACTGTACCCCCATCCACCAAATTCCCTGAAGGAACAGACCCAAACAATCCTGAAAGTTACGCGCCATATAATCTTACCGAGTATACTCCGGATTTGATGTTCGAACAGATGACACAATTCATTTCTGAAAAGAAAAATGACCCTTTCTTTTTTTATTGGGCCACCCCCATTCCCCATAACCCGATTCAGGCCCCGCAACGCTGGGTGGACTACTACAAGGAAAAGTTTGGACCGGAAGAACCCTATTTGGGCGATAAAGGATATTATCCACATCAAAATCCGCACGCAGGCTACGCGGCCATGATTTCATACTTGGACGAAAATGTGGGCAAACTTATCGACCACCTTAAAAAAGAAGGTCTCTACGAGAATACACTTATTATTTTTAGCTCAGACAATGGAGTGACCTTTACCGGAGGTACCGATGGTGCTTTCTTTAATAGCTCAGGTCCTTTTGGTGAGGAACGTGGAAAGGGAAAAGGCTTTGTGTATGAAGGAGGTATCCGAGTGCCTATGGTTGCCAGTTGGCCGGGTCATATACAACCTGGTACGCGAACCGACCATGTATCCGCTCAATATGATGTGATGGCCACACTATCCGACTTAATTGGTTTTGAAAAACCCGCTGATACAGATGGTATTAGTTTTTTACCCACCTTGTTAGAAGGAGGAGGACAACAAGAGCACGATTTTCTTTTTTGGGAATTCCCGGAATATGGAGGGCAGGTCGCCATTCGGATGGGCGATTGGAAGGTCGTTCGCCAACATTTAAAGGATGATGAATCACCTACTTTAGAACTGTATAATCTACAAACAGACCCTGCCGAAACCCAAAATGTTGCCGCCCAGCATCCAGATATTTTGGAACAAGCCGCAGCCATTTTTGCGACCGAACACACCAATGCAGAAACAGAACGGTTTCGGATTCCTCTAATAGAATCGGGATTGTTGGGTTCCTAA